From Bacteroides uniformis:
TTTTTGTTCCAATATATAATCCTAAGATACTTAAACTTAATCTTGTTAATGTAGAACTATTTAGTAGATTGAATACTTGCTCCCAGTTCTTATTTAAATTACAAAAATAGTTTCTGACTTCTGTGGCTGTAAACGGTGGCATTTCCTTTTTAAACTCTTCAATCAAAGGAATAAGATATTCTTGTTCTCTAACTTTTAATTTTTTATAGAAAAGATCACTGTTTACCTCTGTAAAAGAAAGTGTGTCTTCTTCGTGAGACGTACAAAACATACAACTTCCCATATCGTTTACTGCATTCATAATTTCGGGATGAATTGATTTGAAGTCCTCTAAAAAACGTCTGTCTATTTTTTGCCTGAAGAATAAATCATATTGTTTCAGTAAATGATTCTCAAAAGTATCTATCGGATAAAAACCAGAAATATTCATGGTAGCATTTCTTTGAATTATATACTCGATATCAATGGTCTTAATATTGTAAGCTATGTCAACAATGGGGGAGAGTTGTTTGAAAAACAGTTCCAGCATAAATGAAATAGAAGGATTGACCATCTGCTGTCTAAGCATCATGAAGGTAATCAAAGCAGATGTTGATGCATTTAGGTTAGGTATAAGTTTTATCGCTTCGTTTAATATGGCTTTTTCTGTTGATATGTTTTGAAAATTTAGTCTGTCAATTAAAACGTCTATAATAAACTCTTTTGCTCTTTTATCTTCTGTGGAAATATATTCAATTAGGGTATCATGTAAAAAGGCTTGCATAGATAAAGACTGGAACCTTTCAGTCAGGTGTTTTTGTTGTTCTTTTGCTAGCTTTTCAAGAATACTTTTTATACACTCTTCAATTTCTTGTTTAGCTTGTTCTATGGCTGTGGTAGTGTATTTATCAAAGTCTGTCCGTAGGATTTCGAGGCAAGAGGTCTGGAGGTCTTTAGAGATTTGCCCATCAATTGTTAGATTTCCATTGATAATAACTACATTATTAGAGTTCTCAATCTTTCCAATGTACTGTATTTTATTGTTGTCTAACATATTCAGTTGTTTTTGATTTTTTTTTTACTCTATTGAGTCATGTGGTATATTCACATGCTTCACCAATAGACTTATCTTTTCTCCGAATAAGTTCACTATATTGATACAAGATAACCTTCATCTCTCTTCCTTCTTTTTTCCTTGAATTCTCTTTACTTGTTCCTCTATTTCCTCAATCGAAGGCAGTTGACTTTTAATATCTTCGGGAATCAGCTTAGACAGCTCATACTCTGATATGCCGATAGGCTGATTTGTTGATTCCAGTGCATATTGCGCCATTACTTGGTTTTTTGTCTTGCAGATAAGCAAGCCGATGGTGGGGGTATCGCCAGGTTTACATTTTAGATGGTTTACGGCACTGATATAAGTACCGAGTTGACCTATAAATTCAGGTTTGAACTTCTGCACTTTTAGCTCGATTACGCAATAACAACGCAGTTCCAAGTGGTAAAAAAGCAAGTCGGGATAGATTGTTTCATCGCCTACTTCCAAAGGCATTTGACGTCCTACGAATGCAAATCCTTTACCCAATTCAAGCAGAAAACGAGTGATATTCTGTGTCAAAACCTTTTCTAACTCTAATTCTTGAAAATCTTTGGTAATGGTCAGGAAATCGAAGTTATAGGGGTCTTTGAGTGTCTGTAGAGCTAGGTCACTTTGCGGTTTTGGTAGCAGACGACTGAAATTGTTTACCGCTTTGCCTTGCCGCTCATAGAGATTGGTATCAAGAAAGTTGAGCAAAACGGCACGACTCCAGCCGTTTTCTACAGTTTCATTCAGATAGAATAGAGCCTTATCCACTTCCTTGCATTGGGAGATGATATAGAGATGATGCCCCCAAGGGATGGAGAAAAATTTCTCTTCACCTAATTTGGAAACAACTTGTTGCCAAATTGTATATGGCTCATTATAAAATAGATACCACTGCTTTATACTGCGTATGTTTCTATATGAGAACCCTTTCATATCAGGAAATTCTGCCATCAGCTCACGACTCAACTCTTCGAGAAATCCGCTTCCCCAAGTCATTTCTTTCTGCCGTTCTATAATTTCTGCCCCCAGTTGCCAGTAAAGGTGAAGCAGTTCGCTGTTCACGCGTACAGCCGCTTTAATCTGTGCACTACGAATGTCTTGTTTTAGGTGGTTTACCCAATCCTTGAACGGTTGATTTATAGATAGTGCTGTTTTCATATTTTTATTTTCTTCATCGTCATATTCGATGTTTCTATTTCACAAAGTTAAGAAAAAGAATTTATTTCAACTGTAATCCTTTCCGTCTTTTCTACCTCTCCACTTTTACCACACAATATACCATCTCCCCCTCTCTTTCCTTTACCTCATCCCGTGTTGCTGCAATATCCTTCCGAACACGTTCACCCGTTTTGCAGAGAATAGGTATCGCACTATGTCGCTGTATTTCCTCCTATATTTTCGCAGGCGATAATTATTCCCCTTGTAGGGCTTCAAAAGGGAATCCGTCTGTTTCCCTAAGGAGAACGGTTTGTTTCAATATGGAGAACAGTTTGTTTCATTAGTAGGAAACAGTTTGTTCCGTTAAAGAAAACAGTTTGTTTTATTGAGTGCGAACAGTTTGTTTCATAGTATGTGAACACTTTGTTTCTTACTGTTGTAACAAAGTGTTCACCGTTGTGAACTAAAGTGTTATCTATATTTTCAGTGATAAAATGACATGAAAAGGGGGCTGAAGATTACCTTTCTACCATTTGTATTCCTCGCTGTAAGAGTCGAAAGCCGGTTCTCCCGGAATGTTGTATTGGTGGAAAGTTCTGCGGATATAGTTCTGGTCTTCGGGGGAAAGGTAAGATTCTTCCCGGTAGAAGCGGTAGTATTTTCCGCGGCCGAAATGGGCTATCAACTGGCTTTTCAGAGGTTGGAGATTCTTGTAGGGAACTTCATCGAGCAAGTGGCTGATTCCCCATGCGACATGTATCTTTTGTGTCGATTGGAAATAGGCGCATTGGCTGCTATCCTCTGGAATACACAGTGGATTGATGATGCGGATGGACGGGTACTCGGGGGTATCGCGAAGGGCGGCTAAGCGATGCAGGCAGTTGTCGGCTTTCGGGCATTGGTTGTTGAAACAGCGTGAGTAGTTGGCAGGTGCTAAAGGTTTCTCGGAAGAATGTTTCATGTTTATATATACTTTGATGAAGCGACAAAGATAGCACTAACTTTTTGATATAGCCTTCTGTTCTCTTGTTTGAAATGCCCCCTCAT
This genomic window contains:
- a CDS encoding DUF6078 family protein, translating into MKHSSEKPLAPANYSRCFNNQCPKADNCLHRLAALRDTPEYPSIRIINPLCIPEDSSQCAYFQSTQKIHVAWGISHLLDEVPYKNLQPLKSQLIAHFGRGKYYRFYREESYLSPEDQNYIRRTFHQYNIPGEPAFDSYSEEYKW
- a CDS encoding LPO_1073/Vpar_1526 family protein: MLDNNKIQYIGKIENSNNVVIINGNLTIDGQISKDLQTSCLEILRTDFDKYTTTAIEQAKQEIEECIKSILEKLAKEQQKHLTERFQSLSMQAFLHDTLIEYISTEDKRAKEFIIDVLIDRLNFQNISTEKAILNEAIKLIPNLNASTSALITFMMLRQQMVNPSISFMLELFFKQLSPIVDIAYNIKTIDIEYIIQRNATMNISGFYPIDTFENHLLKQYDLFFRQKIDRRFLEDFKSIHPEIMNAVNDMGSCMFCTSHEEDTLSFTEVNSDLFYKKLKVREQEYLIPLIEEFKKEMPPFTATEVRNYFCNLNKNWEQVFNLLNSSTLTRLSLSILGLYIGTKIIGKLTHSSPLSISNFNKYIQI
- a CDS encoding PDDEXK nuclease domain-containing protein; this encodes MKTALSINQPFKDWVNHLKQDIRSAQIKAAVRVNSELLHLYWQLGAEIIERQKEMTWGSGFLEELSRELMAEFPDMKGFSYRNIRSIKQWYLFYNEPYTIWQQVVSKLGEEKFFSIPWGHHLYIISQCKEVDKALFYLNETVENGWSRAVLLNFLDTNLYERQGKAVNNFSRLLPKPQSDLALQTLKDPYNFDFLTITKDFQELELEKVLTQNITRFLLELGKGFAFVGRQMPLEVGDETIYPDLLFYHLELRCYCVIELKVQKFKPEFIGQLGTYISAVNHLKCKPGDTPTIGLLICKTKNQVMAQYALESTNQPIGISEYELSKLIPEDIKSQLPSIEEIEEQVKRIQGKKKEER